From a single Macrobrachium rosenbergii isolate ZJJX-2024 chromosome 7, ASM4041242v1, whole genome shotgun sequence genomic region:
- the LOC136839971 gene encoding probable insulin-like peptide 7 isoform X1 produces the protein MNKDMVVLVLAATVTLLSSASAFDQSLLQRIESRTASEWQAVWSEERLALCRARLRHNLDAICGKDVYRRSPGQGRYKRRAPKCLRTQAGGTSNNGEDNRSTTNANAVMTYPPSSTDVRPSLPDTGQNAEEGRSPFLSVQQANLFVTTWVRGGGPVHGRRRRQSQSITSECCTAAGCTWEEYAEYCPTSSRVRPGVIPI, from the exons ATGAACAAGGATATG GTGGTTTTGGTCTTGGCAGCAACTGTGACTCTGCTCTCGTCGGCGTCCGCTTTCGACCAGAGCCTTCTGCAGCGTATAGAGAGCAG GACCGCGAGCGAGTGGCAGGCCGTTTGGAGCGAGGAGAGGCTGGCCTTATGCCGCGCCCGCCTGAGGCACAACCTGGACGCCATCTGCGGCAAGGACGTCTACAGAAGGTCGCCCGGCCAAGGGCGCTACAAGCGAAGGGCGCCGAAGTGTCTCCGGACGCAAG CAGGTGGAACGAGCAACAACGGTGAAGACAACAGGAGTACTACCAACGCCAATGCAGTTATGACCTACCCTCCGTCGTCAACGGATGTCCGACCGTCCCTCCCTGACACTGGCCAAAACGCAGAGGAAGGAAG GTCCCCCTTCCTAAGCGTCCAGCAAGCTAACCTTTTCGTGACCACCTGGGTTAGGGGAGGCGGTCCTGTACACGGTCGACGTCGTAGGCAGTCCCAATCAATCACTTCGGAGTGTTGCACAGCGGCTGGTTGCACTTGGGAGGAATATGCTGAATACTGTCCTACCTCCAGCAGAGTGCGGCCTGGTGTTATACCAATCTAA
- the LOC136839971 gene encoding probable insulin-like peptide 7 isoform X2: MNKDMVVLVLAATVTLLSSASAFDQSLLQRIESRTASEWQAVWSEERLALCRARLRHNLDAICGKDVYRRSPGQGRYKRRAPKCLRTQGGTSNNGEDNRSTTNANAVMTYPPSSTDVRPSLPDTGQNAEEGRSPFLSVQQANLFVTTWVRGGGPVHGRRRRQSQSITSECCTAAGCTWEEYAEYCPTSSRVRPGVIPI; the protein is encoded by the exons ATGAACAAGGATATG GTGGTTTTGGTCTTGGCAGCAACTGTGACTCTGCTCTCGTCGGCGTCCGCTTTCGACCAGAGCCTTCTGCAGCGTATAGAGAGCAG GACCGCGAGCGAGTGGCAGGCCGTTTGGAGCGAGGAGAGGCTGGCCTTATGCCGCGCCCGCCTGAGGCACAACCTGGACGCCATCTGCGGCAAGGACGTCTACAGAAGGTCGCCCGGCCAAGGGCGCTACAAGCGAAGGGCGCCGAAGTGTCTCCGGACGCAAG GTGGAACGAGCAACAACGGTGAAGACAACAGGAGTACTACCAACGCCAATGCAGTTATGACCTACCCTCCGTCGTCAACGGATGTCCGACCGTCCCTCCCTGACACTGGCCAAAACGCAGAGGAAGGAAG GTCCCCCTTCCTAAGCGTCCAGCAAGCTAACCTTTTCGTGACCACCTGGGTTAGGGGAGGCGGTCCTGTACACGGTCGACGTCGTAGGCAGTCCCAATCAATCACTTCGGAGTGTTGCACAGCGGCTGGTTGCACTTGGGAGGAATATGCTGAATACTGTCCTACCTCCAGCAGAGTGCGGCCTGGTGTTATACCAATCTAA